A region from the Halosolutus gelatinilyticus genome encodes:
- a CDS encoding ABC transporter permease, which yields MNYYLKRTLQIPATIFAVATLTFGLIRLLPGGPFTQLRLELLRQGIPAEQVDARIEALQNIRPDAPLWQQYIDYMIGVVQLDFGQSISLNEPVIDVLARALPWTVFLVVTSTVLMFVIGVAIGALQAYWEGSRFDRITSGGSIFLMAVPYYIFAVIFLFVLGYNWLFPTGNAVARGVDASLSLAYVSSVLHHAALPILAFTLGGIGSTALNMRGNGIQVLGAEYVEVARLRGLSNGRIATRYVAKNAILPMYTGLLLLIGFRLGGTVVLEEIFSYPGLGYYMIKAVHANDYPLMMGCFLVITMTLVVGVYIADLTYGLIDPRISAGGSDEY from the coding sequence ATGAATTATTACCTCAAACGGACGCTACAAATCCCGGCGACTATCTTCGCGGTGGCGACGCTCACCTTCGGCCTGATCCGACTGCTTCCGGGCGGCCCGTTCACGCAGTTGCGACTCGAGCTGCTCCGACAGGGCATCCCGGCCGAGCAGGTCGATGCACGCATCGAAGCGCTGCAGAACATCAGGCCGGACGCGCCGCTCTGGCAGCAGTACATCGACTACATGATCGGCGTCGTCCAGTTGGATTTCGGTCAGTCGATCTCGCTCAACGAACCCGTCATCGACGTGCTGGCTCGAGCGCTCCCCTGGACCGTCTTTCTCGTCGTGACGTCCACGGTGTTGATGTTCGTCATCGGCGTGGCGATCGGCGCGCTTCAGGCGTACTGGGAGGGATCGCGATTCGATCGGATCACCTCGGGCGGCTCGATCTTCCTGATGGCGGTGCCGTACTACATCTTCGCGGTGATCTTCCTGTTCGTGCTGGGGTACAACTGGCTGTTCCCGACCGGCAACGCCGTCGCTCGGGGCGTCGACGCCTCGCTCAGCCTCGCGTACGTCTCGAGCGTGCTCCACCACGCGGCGTTGCCGATCCTGGCGTTCACGCTCGGCGGGATCGGTTCGACGGCGCTCAACATGCGCGGGAACGGGATCCAGGTGCTCGGCGCGGAGTACGTCGAGGTCGCCAGACTACGCGGGCTCTCGAACGGGCGCATCGCCACCCGGTACGTCGCCAAGAACGCCATCCTTCCGATGTACACGGGGTTGCTCCTGTTGATCGGGTTCCGGCTGGGCGGCACCGTCGTGCTCGAGGAGATCTTCTCGTACCCCGGGCTCGGATACTACATGATCAAGGCGGTGCACGCGAACGACTACCCGCTGATGATGGGGTGTTTCCTCGTCATCACGATGACGCTCGTCGTCGGGGTCTACATCGCCGACCTGACGTACGGACTGATCGATCCGCGCATCAGCGCGGGGGGGTCGGATGAGTACTGA
- a CDS encoding ABC transporter permease — protein MSTEPDSAEGIDWRSETSNVEMSRRDRLNELYEQKIRVPALVAWSDGRTRVGILILSVYLFMALVDVLGLWRDASTNQAEVALLQPFENMQYPLGTTRSGVDLLALIIDSTPFILLMVLAGGVWATALAVAVGTVSGYKGGTVDAVITAISDFFMAIPGLPLVIVLAIALSPENPIMLGVVLTINYWAGLGRSIRSQVLSIREASYVEASRTMGTSTPRIIVKDVLPNLMPYVMVNFVLAARYTIFASVGLYFIGVLPHSGQNWGVTLNNAYNQGGLFSTQALHWLLVPIVAIVGLAFGLILLSQGMDRIFNPRVRTRLTGESESIAEEEDATTTEMI, from the coding sequence ATGAGTACTGAACCGGACTCCGCCGAGGGGATCGACTGGCGCTCGGAGACGTCGAACGTCGAGATGAGTCGCCGCGATCGGCTGAACGAACTGTACGAGCAGAAGATCCGCGTTCCCGCCCTCGTCGCGTGGTCGGACGGACGGACCCGTGTGGGTATCCTCATACTGAGCGTCTACCTCTTCATGGCGCTGGTAGACGTACTCGGCCTCTGGCGCGACGCCAGCACGAACCAGGCGGAGGTGGCTCTCCTCCAGCCGTTCGAGAACATGCAGTATCCGCTCGGGACGACCAGGTCGGGCGTCGATCTGCTGGCCCTGATCATCGATTCGACCCCGTTCATCCTGCTGATGGTGCTCGCGGGCGGGGTGTGGGCGACCGCCCTCGCAGTCGCGGTCGGCACCGTCTCGGGATACAAGGGCGGCACGGTCGACGCCGTCATCACGGCGATCTCGGACTTCTTCATGGCGATTCCGGGCCTGCCGCTCGTCATCGTCCTGGCGATCGCGCTCAGCCCGGAGAACCCGATCATGCTCGGCGTCGTCCTGACGATCAACTACTGGGCCGGGCTCGGCCGCTCGATACGGTCGCAGGTCCTCTCGATACGGGAGGCGAGCTACGTCGAGGCGTCCCGAACGATGGGAACGAGCACGCCCCGAATAATCGTCAAGGACGTGCTGCCGAATCTCATGCCGTACGTGATGGTCAACTTCGTGCTCGCCGCACGGTACACGATCTTCGCGTCCGTCGGGCTGTACTTCATCGGCGTCCTGCCGCACTCGGGACAGAACTGGGGCGTCACGCTGAACAACGCGTACAATCAGGGCGGTCTGTTCTCCACGCAGGCGCTCCACTGGCTCCTCGTCCCGATCGTCGCCATCGTCGGGCTGGCCTTCGGACTCATCCTGTTGAGTCAGGGAATGGACCGGATCTTCAACCCGCGGGTTCGAACCCGCCTCACCGGCGAGTCCGAATCGATCGCCGAGGAAGAGGACGCGACGACCACGGAGATGATATAA
- a CDS encoding ABC transporter ATP-binding protein: MATDSAPSDRIESQETVEDPVFEIRNTSVTYNDGETRVLEDVNVNIERHEVLGIVGESGSGKSMFASALLDAVPDPGVLTGDIRYHPPDGAPIDLLELSDEELRRFRWEEVSMVFQGAMSSFNPTMKIGAHFEETLKAHDKRVSEGLEFARELLENLYLEPERVLDAYPHELSGGMQQRALIALSLVLDPEVLVMDEPTAALDLLMQRSILMLLDELQREYDLTIVFITHDLPLVASLADRMAIIYAFQFAEIGPRDEIIGNSAHPYTRKLLNATPNVDAPLSEMQPIEGEGPAPVSVPTGCRFEPRCPLATEACRTTDPPLAAVGRDRTTHRAACHHWETAREEIRLNFGETSDDVERVSPADPSNSTAGTRVERTSEPPLLSLDDVEVHFTEEQGLIERFTADPTVVRAVDGISLDIHEQDLVCLLGESGCGKTTLGKTLIGLQRPTGGSIEYRGQDIWEAKDSGGEIPYDEIRSALQIIHQDPGSALNPNRRIADILSESLRHTHPNIGQNERRRRMHSLLERIGMAPAEEFLDRYPHQLSGGEQQRVALARALLMNPDAILADEAISAVDVSLRIEIMDLMLELQSEFETSFLFVSHDLSNARYFAEHGDGRIAVMYLGEIVEIGSAERLIHDPRHPYTEVLRWATPDLDLDSMEAGDPPLREVDVPDPVDPPSGCRFHTRCPVAREACREQHPALREIDGGDGKAACFREDPAHEYWDSEPLEGAVERPEELERN; encoded by the coding sequence ATGGCTACCGATAGCGCACCCAGCGATCGAATCGAATCGCAGGAGACCGTCGAGGACCCCGTCTTCGAGATTCGCAACACGAGCGTCACCTACAACGACGGCGAGACGCGCGTTCTCGAGGACGTCAACGTCAACATCGAGCGCCACGAGGTCCTCGGCATCGTCGGCGAGAGCGGGAGCGGGAAGTCGATGTTCGCCTCCGCGCTGCTCGACGCCGTTCCCGACCCCGGCGTCCTCACCGGAGACATCCGGTACCACCCGCCGGACGGGGCGCCGATCGACCTGCTGGAACTGAGCGACGAGGAGCTCCGCCGGTTCCGCTGGGAGGAGGTGTCGATGGTGTTCCAGGGCGCGATGAGCTCGTTCAACCCGACGATGAAGATCGGTGCCCACTTCGAGGAGACGCTCAAGGCCCACGACAAGCGCGTCTCGGAGGGGCTCGAGTTCGCCCGCGAACTCTTAGAGAACCTCTACCTCGAACCGGAGCGGGTGCTCGACGCGTACCCCCACGAACTGTCGGGCGGGATGCAACAGCGGGCGCTGATCGCGTTGAGCCTGGTCCTGGACCCGGAGGTCCTGGTGATGGACGAACCGACGGCCGCGCTCGACCTGCTGATGCAGCGGTCGATCCTGATGCTGCTCGACGAACTGCAACGCGAGTACGACCTGACGATCGTCTTCATCACCCACGACCTGCCGCTGGTCGCGTCGCTCGCCGATCGGATGGCCATCATCTACGCGTTCCAATTCGCCGAGATCGGGCCGCGCGACGAGATCATCGGGAACTCGGCCCATCCCTACACCCGGAAGCTGTTGAACGCGACGCCGAACGTCGACGCGCCGCTTTCGGAGATGCAGCCGATCGAAGGCGAGGGTCCCGCGCCGGTGAGCGTTCCGACCGGCTGCCGGTTCGAACCGCGGTGTCCGCTCGCGACCGAAGCGTGCCGGACGACCGATCCGCCGCTAGCCGCGGTCGGCCGGGACCGCACCACGCACCGGGCCGCGTGCCACCATTGGGAGACCGCCCGCGAGGAGATCCGGCTCAACTTCGGCGAGACGAGCGACGACGTCGAGCGCGTCTCCCCCGCCGATCCGTCGAATTCGACGGCGGGCACGCGGGTCGAGCGGACGAGCGAGCCGCCGCTTCTGTCGCTCGACGACGTCGAGGTCCACTTCACCGAGGAGCAGGGATTGATCGAACGGTTCACCGCGGACCCGACGGTCGTCCGCGCGGTCGACGGCATCTCGCTCGACATCCACGAGCAGGATCTGGTCTGCCTCCTCGGCGAGAGCGGCTGCGGCAAGACGACGCTCGGGAAGACGCTGATCGGACTCCAGCGGCCGACCGGCGGCTCGATCGAGTATCGTGGCCAGGACATCTGGGAGGCGAAAGACAGCGGCGGCGAAATACCGTACGACGAGATCCGGTCGGCGCTGCAGATCATCCATCAGGATCCAGGGAGCGCGCTCAACCCCAACCGACGCATCGCCGACATCCTCTCGGAGTCGCTCAGGCACACCCACCCGAACATCGGCCAGAACGAGCGCCGGCGGCGGATGCACTCCTTGCTCGAACGGATCGGCATGGCTCCGGCGGAGGAGTTCCTCGATCGGTACCCCCACCAGCTCTCGGGCGGCGAGCAACAGCGCGTCGCGCTCGCCCGCGCCCTGCTGATGAATCCGGACGCGATCCTCGCCGACGAGGCCATCAGCGCGGTCGACGTCTCGTTGCGCATCGAGATCATGGACCTGATGTTGGAACTCCAGTCGGAGTTCGAAACCTCGTTCCTCTTCGTCTCCCACGACCTCTCGAACGCGCGCTACTTCGCCGAGCACGGCGACGGGCGCATCGCCGTCATGTACTTAGGCGAGATCGTGGAGATCGGCTCCGCCGAGCGCCTCATCCACGATCCCCGCCACCCGTACACCGAGGTGCTCCGGTGGGCGACGCCCGATCTGGACCTCGATTCGATGGAGGCAGGCGACCCGCCGCTCAGAGAGGTCGACGTTCCTGACCCGGTCGATCCACCGTCCGGGTGCCGGTTCCACACGCGCTGTCCCGTCGCCCGCGAGGCGTGTCGCGAACAGCACCCGGCGCTCCGGGAGATCGACGGCGGTGACGGGAAAGCCGCGTGCTTCCGCGAGGATCCGGCGCACGAGTACTGGGACAGCGAACCGCTAGAGGGCGCCGTCGAACGGCCCGAAGAGCTCGAACGGAACTGA
- the gfo6 gene encoding D-xylose 1-dehydrogenase Gfo6, which yields MFDWIDTYDDRTWQTTEEGTVSYALIGLGWWTIDVALPAINASDLGEVTVLVSSSAEKAERIAEEHGVARGIGYDEFHEGAASDQYDAVYIGTPNAFHLEYTETAAELDKAVLCEKPMERTVERAETLVETCEAADVPLMIAYRMHTDPAIQRARELIADGFLGEPVSVYGHNSQPLLEMIPDPNQWRLDPDRTGYGTSVMDLGIYSINTARFLLRREPVTVHSNMVSNHEAFADVPDECASSVFRFEDGVQMVSTSSQNAHNDTHLKITGTEGQIDLRPAFHGECSLHLSRGDVSVTVEHESFDAEAEMREEFDYFADRLLGGGEIYPDGRHGIRDMRIIEAVHESAERGEPVSIEE from the coding sequence ATGTTCGACTGGATCGATACGTACGACGACAGGACCTGGCAAACCACCGAGGAGGGGACCGTCAGCTACGCCCTGATCGGCCTGGGCTGGTGGACGATCGACGTCGCGCTCCCGGCGATCAACGCCTCGGACCTCGGGGAGGTGACGGTTCTGGTCAGCAGTTCGGCCGAGAAGGCCGAGCGCATAGCCGAGGAACACGGCGTCGCCCGCGGAATCGGCTACGACGAGTTTCACGAGGGCGCCGCGAGTGACCAGTACGACGCCGTCTACATCGGGACGCCGAACGCCTTCCACCTCGAGTACACCGAGACCGCGGCCGAACTGGACAAGGCCGTTCTCTGCGAGAAGCCGATGGAGAGGACCGTCGAACGCGCCGAAACGCTCGTCGAGACGTGCGAAGCGGCCGACGTCCCGTTGATGATCGCTTACCGGATGCACACCGATCCGGCGATCCAGCGAGCGCGCGAGCTGATCGCCGACGGCTTCCTCGGCGAGCCGGTCTCGGTCTACGGGCACAACAGCCAGCCGCTCCTCGAGATGATTCCCGATCCGAACCAGTGGCGTCTCGATCCCGATCGAACCGGCTACGGCACGTCGGTGATGGATCTAGGGATCTACTCGATTAACACGGCGCGGTTCCTCCTCCGGCGCGAACCCGTGACCGTCCACTCGAACATGGTCTCGAACCACGAGGCGTTCGCCGACGTCCCCGACGAGTGTGCGTCTTCGGTGTTCCGCTTCGAGGACGGCGTCCAGATGGTCTCGACATCCAGCCAGAACGCCCACAACGACACGCACCTCAAGATCACGGGCACGGAGGGGCAGATTGATCTCCGGCCGGCGTTCCACGGGGAGTGTTCGCTACACCTGTCGCGGGGCGACGTCTCGGTGACGGTCGAGCACGAGTCGTTCGACGCCGAAGCGGAGATGAGGGAGGAGTTCGACTACTTCGCGGATCGGCTCCTCGGCGGCGGCGAGATCTACCCCGACGGACGCCACGGCATTCGGGACATGCGGATCATCGAAGCCGTTCACGAGTCCGCCGAGCGGGGAGAGCCGGTCTCGATCGAGGAGTGA
- a CDS encoding IclR family transcriptional regulator, which translates to MADPKYPVRTIGRTFEILEVIRELDGAGVSEIAARVDIGKSAVHNHLTTLETYEYVDKDGDEYHIGLSFLGLGAYARNRTPIYDTAQSQVDDLADETGELANLLVEKNGEGIYLYQAKGENAVELDTHEGKRVRLHCTALGKAILAFRSEAEVDEIVSEHGLPALTSQTITDRDAFDAELEEIREQRYAIDREERLNGLRCIAAPITDDSDRSVAAISVACPVHRVGDERFYEELPEAVLGAANVIELEYNYS; encoded by the coding sequence ATGGCAGACCCGAAATACCCCGTGCGAACCATCGGCCGGACGTTCGAGATCCTCGAGGTCATCCGGGAACTCGACGGGGCCGGCGTCTCGGAGATCGCGGCCCGCGTCGATATCGGAAAGAGCGCCGTCCACAACCATCTGACGACGCTAGAGACCTACGAGTACGTCGACAAGGACGGCGACGAGTACCACATCGGCCTGTCGTTTCTCGGACTCGGCGCGTACGCGCGAAACCGGACGCCGATCTACGACACCGCCCAGTCACAGGTCGACGATCTCGCCGACGAAACGGGCGAGCTGGCGAACTTGCTCGTCGAGAAGAACGGCGAAGGGATATACCTCTATCAGGCGAAAGGGGAAAACGCGGTCGAACTCGACACGCACGAGGGGAAACGCGTTCGGCTGCACTGTACGGCGCTCGGCAAAGCGATTCTCGCGTTCCGCTCGGAGGCGGAGGTCGACGAGATCGTCTCCGAGCACGGTCTGCCGGCGCTTACCAGCCAGACGATCACCGACCGCGACGCGTTCGACGCCGAACTCGAGGAGATTCGCGAGCAACGGTACGCGATCGATCGGGAGGAACGGCTCAACGGGCTCCGGTGCATCGCGGCGCCGATCACCGACGATTCGGACCGGAGCGTCGCCGCTATCAGCGTCGCCTGTCCGGTCCATCGGGTCGGCGACGAACGGTTCTACGAGGAGCTTCCGGAGGCGGTGCTGGGCGCGGCGAACGTGATCGAACTCGAGTACAACTACTCCTGA
- a CDS encoding DUF7521 family protein — protein sequence MIPAPHLLWTATTGGELIAISAGATAVVGLLVAGLAYRGYRRNRSPPMLYLAVGILLLTAIPVAVNGALLRLTTATDAEILLLVTLAHLGGVIAVLYALTRA from the coding sequence ATGATACCCGCACCCCACCTGCTCTGGACCGCTACTACCGGCGGTGAACTGATAGCGATCTCGGCGGGAGCGACCGCGGTCGTCGGGCTCCTCGTCGCCGGGCTCGCCTACCGGGGTTACCGGCGCAACCGAAGTCCTCCGATGCTGTATCTCGCCGTCGGAATTCTCCTTCTCACCGCAATCCCCGTCGCGGTGAACGGCGCGTTGCTTCGTCTCACGACGGCGACCGACGCGGAGATCCTCCTCCTCGTAACGCTCGCGCACCTCGGCGGCGTGATCGCGGTCCTCTACGCCCTCACGAGGGCGTGA
- a CDS encoding DUF7521 family protein — MLTLTNLQTTSGGSPIVVVLTLLGLLVTAVLSLIVASLVIRGYRRNRDPARLYLAIGLVLLTTGPIVLQFVLTNLGSPPGIRSAVANASKLVGLAAMLYAIYGASRPGRRPRSKRRGDRNPDAERSEESS; from the coding sequence ATGCTCACGCTTACCAACCTTCAGACGACGTCCGGCGGGTCGCCAATCGTCGTCGTACTCACGCTGCTCGGATTACTCGTCACCGCCGTCCTGTCGCTGATCGTCGCCTCTCTCGTGATCCGCGGCTACCGACGGAATCGAGACCCCGCTCGCCTGTACCTCGCGATCGGCCTGGTGCTTCTCACGACCGGCCCGATCGTCCTCCAGTTCGTCCTCACGAACCTCGGTTCTCCGCCCGGGATCCGATCGGCGGTTGCGAACGCAAGCAAACTGGTCGGACTGGCGGCGATGCTGTACGCCATCTACGGCGCCTCGAGACCCGGGCGGCGCCCGCGCTCGAAACGGCGCGGTGACCGGAATCCCGACGCGGAACGCTCGGAGGAGTCCTCATGA
- a CDS encoding helix-turn-helix domain-containing protein, which produces MSDGDDESEGSDVRAIGGLLEDEYAHAILVQTSDQELSAPELSEACDASVSTIYRRIERLQEYELLEERLQLDRDGHHYSTYTARLDRIEIELEDGEFKLDIAYREENAADRFTDLFEGLR; this is translated from the coding sequence ATGAGCGATGGGGACGACGAGAGCGAGGGAAGCGACGTTCGGGCGATCGGCGGGCTTCTCGAGGACGAGTACGCGCACGCGATACTCGTTCAGACGAGCGATCAGGAGCTGTCCGCACCCGAGCTCAGCGAGGCCTGCGACGCGTCCGTCTCTACGATCTACCGCCGGATCGAACGGCTGCAGGAGTACGAGCTCCTGGAAGAACGTCTCCAGCTCGACAGGGACGGACACCACTACAGCACGTACACGGCGCGACTCGACCGAATCGAAATCGAACTGGAAGACGGCGAGTTCAAACTGGACATCGCCTACCGGGAGGAAAACGCGGCCGACCGGTTCACCGACCTCTTCGAGGGGCTCCGATAA
- a CDS encoding AGE family epimerase/isomerase, whose protein sequence is MDEHSPDAYRSRLLATLRLQYPDALADRGFRLLHPATSEPYTDDRRHLVATCRSIANFAVGATVDGPDWCLDAAEHGLAFLRDAHRAADGEGYRLVVDQRGDPIDRTRSAYGHAFVLLAYARATAAGIDGAESALRDAADLLDRRFRDETGLLRSDCDPDWTEREPYRGQNANMHACEAYLAAYEATGEARFLELARTIATRLTVDLAAETDGLLWEHYAADWEHDFEYNEDRPRHQFRPPGYQPGHHAEWAKFLALLDRYDGAESGEADREWYARAVELFDAAIDLGWTGDGFAYTVDAGGDPIVPDRYGWALAEAIGAAAALAERATVRGDTAASDRFRSRHRRFVSRAERYHGPAGLWYEKRTSPQDGNEPIAPDPPGVEPDYHPVSAWYESWRSADAVSNANRIDGDDR, encoded by the coding sequence ATGGACGAGCACTCACCGGACGCCTACCGATCGCGGCTGCTCGCGACCCTCAGACTCCAGTATCCCGATGCGCTGGCCGACCGCGGATTCCGCCTGCTCCACCCGGCGACGAGCGAGCCGTACACGGACGATCGCCGACACCTGGTGGCGACCTGCCGATCGATCGCGAACTTCGCCGTCGGCGCGACGGTCGACGGCCCCGACTGGTGTCTCGACGCCGCCGAACACGGGCTCGCGTTCCTCCGGGACGCCCACCGAGCGGCCGACGGTGAGGGGTACCGCCTCGTCGTCGACCAGCGCGGCGATCCGATCGATCGAACGCGATCGGCGTACGGCCACGCGTTCGTCCTCCTCGCGTACGCGCGGGCGACGGCGGCCGGGATCGACGGCGCCGAATCCGCGCTGCGCGACGCGGCCGATCTGCTCGATCGCCGGTTCCGCGACGAGACGGGCCTGCTCCGGAGCGACTGCGATCCCGACTGGACGGAGCGGGAGCCCTACCGCGGGCAGAACGCGAACATGCACGCCTGCGAGGCGTACCTCGCGGCCTACGAGGCGACCGGCGAGGCGCGGTTTCTCGAGCTGGCGCGGACGATCGCGACCCGCCTCACCGTCGATCTCGCGGCGGAAACCGACGGGCTGCTCTGGGAACACTACGCCGCGGACTGGGAACACGACTTCGAGTACAACGAGGACCGGCCCCGCCACCAGTTCCGTCCGCCGGGGTACCAGCCGGGTCACCACGCCGAGTGGGCCAAATTCCTCGCCCTGCTGGATCGCTACGACGGCGCCGAATCCGGGGAAGCCGACCGGGAGTGGTACGCGCGAGCCGTCGAGCTGTTCGACGCGGCGATCGACCTCGGGTGGACGGGAGACGGGTTCGCGTACACCGTCGACGCGGGCGGGGATCCCATCGTTCCCGACCGATACGGGTGGGCGCTCGCCGAGGCGATCGGCGCGGCGGCGGCGCTGGCCGAACGAGCGACCGTCCGCGGGGACACGGCCGCGAGCGATCGGTTCCGCTCGCGACACCGCCGATTCGTCTCGCGCGCCGAACGGTACCACGGCCCCGCCGGCCTCTGGTACGAAAAGCGAACGTCTCCCCAGGACGGGAACGAACCGATCGCGCCCGATCCGCCGGGGGTCGAGCCGGATTACCACCCGGTGAGCGCGTGGTACGAGAGCTGGCGGTCCGCCGACGCCGTCTCGAACGCGAACCGGATCGACGGCGACGACCGCTGA
- a CDS encoding PadR family transcriptional regulator: MDDLTGFQRDLLYVIAGADQPSGQDVKEEIESYYTSDINHGRLYPNLDTLVNKELVEKGQLDRRTNYYAISDSGRQSIEQRREWEEQYLDDL; encoded by the coding sequence ATGGACGATCTGACCGGGTTTCAGCGAGATCTCCTGTACGTCATCGCCGGGGCCGATCAGCCATCCGGCCAAGACGTGAAAGAAGAGATCGAATCGTATTACACAAGTGACATCAATCACGGTCGACTGTACCCCAACCTCGACACGCTCGTCAACAAGGAGCTGGTCGAGAAGGGACAACTCGATCGACGGACGAACTACTACGCAATCAGCGACAGCGGGCGTCAGTCGATCGAACAGCGTCGAGAGTGGGAAGAACAGTACCTCGACGACCTGTAA
- a CDS encoding cold-shock protein: MAKGNVDFFNDTGGYGFISTDDADDDVFFHMEDVGGPDLEEGTEIEFDIEQAPKGPRATNVNRL; encoded by the coding sequence ATGGCGAAAGGCAACGTTGATTTCTTCAACGACACAGGCGGTTACGGTTTCATTTCGACGGACGACGCGGACGATGACGTATTCTTCCACATGGAAGACGTTGGCGGTCCGGACCTCGAAGAAGGCACAGAGATCGAATTCGACATCGAACAGGCCCCCAAGGGCCCCCGCGCCACCAACGTCAACCGCCTGTAA
- a CDS encoding queuosine precursor transporter: MTQHRATPTVAQVTLIGFFVAALVTAQLTASKVLAFELPVALPIAGAELVLPGAALAYALTFLASDCYTELYGKRAAQIVVNVGFVLNFVVLALVWSTIAAPAADPDVAAEFATVLGASTNIVVGSLLAYVVSQNWDVFVFHRIRDRTGAEKLWLRNIGSTASSQAIDTIIFVAIGFAVAPAVLGVGDVLPVPVLLSLIVGQYLLKLAIAVLDTPVVYAVVALVRSRRAAAGEDRAAA; the protein is encoded by the coding sequence ATGACACAGCATCGCGCTACGCCCACCGTCGCGCAGGTCACGTTGATCGGGTTCTTCGTGGCGGCGCTGGTGACGGCGCAATTGACTGCATCGAAGGTGCTCGCGTTCGAACTCCCCGTCGCGCTCCCGATCGCGGGCGCGGAACTCGTGCTGCCGGGGGCGGCGCTGGCCTACGCGCTCACGTTCCTCGCGAGCGACTGTTACACCGAGTTGTACGGCAAGCGGGCGGCCCAGATCGTCGTCAACGTCGGCTTCGTGCTGAACTTCGTCGTCCTGGCGCTCGTCTGGTCAACGATCGCCGCGCCGGCGGCCGATCCCGACGTCGCAGCCGAGTTCGCCACGGTGCTCGGAGCGTCGACGAACATCGTCGTCGGCAGTCTGCTGGCGTACGTCGTCAGCCAGAACTGGGACGTCTTCGTCTTCCACCGCATTCGCGACCGCACCGGCGCCGAGAAACTCTGGCTCCGGAACATCGGCTCTACGGCGAGCAGCCAGGCGATCGACACCATCATCTTCGTCGCGATCGGGTTCGCCGTCGCGCCGGCGGTCCTCGGGGTCGGCGACGTGCTCCCGGTCCCCGTTCTCCTCTCGCTGATCGTTGGCCAGTACCTGTTGAAACTCGCGATCGCCGTGCTCGACACGCCGGTCGTCTACGCCGTCGTCGCGCTCGTCCGATCGCGACGCGCGGCCGCGGGCGAGGACCGGGCGGCAGCCTGA